AACGCCCCGCTGCCCGACTTCTTCATCGGAGCCCACGCCGAAGCCGAAGGCCACACCATCCTCACCCGCGATCCCGCCCGCTACCGCCAATACTTCCCCACCGTCAATCTCATCTGCCCTTGAGTGACACAGGCTTGCAGCCTGTGGGTTCGACGGGCATTCTGCCCGTCCGTCGTTTCCATCGTCCTTGAACTCCCCCCATTTACCGCCGGAGGAGGGCTCCAGTTGGTGGTTGTGCTCCAGTTCTCATCTCCCTCGGCTCGCCCCAAGTCCAGTCGACGGCGAACAGCAGTTTGATGTCGAATAAACAAACACCCCCGATCACTCCCACCAAAGCACCACTCTGGGAGCAACAACAAAACCAGAATAGGGGGACATCCAACAGCTCTACCAAATTCACTTCAGCGAACAACCAAAAAACCTCTGAAGCGCCCCGCCGCGTCATGCTTCATTCCCCCATGGCACCATGGAACGCATTCTGCTTGCAGCCCCTCATACACAACTTCTATGCATTCAGCCGAATTGATCTGGTTTACGTCCTTCCTCGCGTTCTTCGCGTTCCTTCTTCTCTACTCGCTCGTCTCAGCACGCCGCGATACCGCTGTTCTTGAGAAAGCCAACAGCAAACTGCTCGAAGAAATCAGCACCCACCAGCAACTGGCCCTGGCCGCCAGGGATGACGTGAACGCCTGGCGCACCCTCACCGAAAAGCAGAACGAAGATATCCGCCTGCAAAACGCCACCTTCATCAGCCGACTCGACACTCTGCGCCGGCAGATCGACGATAAACAACTGGAACTCGACACCGTTAAACAAATGTGCAGCGCCCTGCCCGCTGCACAAGCCCGCGTGCTCGAACTCGAAAGAGAACTCGCCGTCTCGCGCCATCAAACCGAACAAATCCTCAAGCTGGCCCCCCAGCACGACCCCCTCCCAGCCCCCGCCATCGCCCCGACCGAACCAGCGCCCTTGCCTTCACCGACACCAACTTCTGAAGAGTTACCCTCCACACCCGAAATTCCCATCACCGTCCTGCAAGAACTGGAGCAAACCAAAATCGCCCTCGCCCAGAGCCGACGTCGGACCACCGAGCTTCAGCAAGCCCTTCTGCAAGCCAACATCAAGTCGCGCAAAAAACTCGCCAAAAAAAGCCGCTCCTAGTCGCCGCTGCGGGCATTCACCCCTGCCGCTGTCTTCGACACCCGCAGTCATCCAGACCCCTGCGAAGTCCCTCAGTCGCAGGACACAGACAGACACCATTTCGGTAAAAGTCGCACACACGAAGACATCCGTGTTTGTCGGTGTGCATTTGTGGAGGATCGGACTCCCTTCCCAAATCCCTCCCCCCATTCGTGTAAATTCGTGTCCATTCGTGGTTGAATCCCTCCCCACACTTGCAATGCCCCCCACCCCCAGTCACAATCTCGCCACGCACCCAATTTCCCATGCCTAAATCCAAGCCTACTTCCGTCAAGTCCTTCAAAAAACTCCTCGTCGCCAACCGCTCGGAGATCGCCATCCGCATCATGCGCGCCGCCACCGAACTCGGCATCCGCACCGTCGCCATCTACGCCAAAGAAGACCGCTTCTGCCCCCACCGCTTCAAAGCTGATGAAGCCTACGAACTCAATCCCGACAAAGGCCCCGTCGGCGCCTACCTCGACATCGAAGGCATCGTCACCCTCGCCAAAGAAAAAGGCGTCGACGCCATCCACCCCGGCTACGGATTCCTCTCCGAAAACCCCCAGTTCGCCAAAGCCTGCGCCGCCGCCGGCATCACCTTCATCGGACCCGACGCCGACATCCTCGACATGATGGGCGACAAAACCGCCGCCCGTAACATCGCCCGCAAACTCGAAGTTCCCATCCTCGAAGGCACCGACGAACCCGTCTCCAACCGCAAAGCCGCCATCGCCATCGCCAAAAAAATCGGCTTCCCCCTCATCATCAAAGCCGCCTTCGGTGGCGGCGGTCGCGGCATGCGCGTCGTGCGCGAACCCCAGGACCTCGAAAAACTCCTCGACGAAGCGCAAACTGAAGCCGAACGCGCCTTCGGCAACGGCGCCGTCTTCCTCGAAAAATTCGTCGGAAAGGCCAAACACATCGAAGTCCAAATCCTCGCCGACAAACACGGCAACGTCCTCCACCTCCACGAACGCGACTGCTCCGTCCAGCGCCGTCACCAAAAAGTCATCGAACAAGCCCCCAGCTACGGCCTCGACCAATCCGTCGTCGACGGACTCTGCGACGCCGCCATTAAACTCGCCAAGGAAGTCAACTACACCCACGCCGGCACCGTCGAATTCCTCGTCGACCACGAAACCGGCGAATGGTTCTTCATCGAGATGAACCCCCGCATCCAGGTCGAACACACCGTCACCGAAGAAGTCACCGGCATCGACATCGTTCGCTCCCAAATCCTCATCGCCCAGGGCCACCAACTCCACGAAGAACCCATGCGCCTCCCCGCGCAACCCGACATCGAAAAATCCGGCTACGCCATCCAGTGCCGCATCACCACCGAAGACCCCGAAAACGGCTTCACCCCCGACTTCGGCCAGATCCTCACCTACCGCAGCGCCGGCGGCTTCGGCGTCCGACTCGATGGAGCCCTCGGCGCCACCAACGCCATCATCACTCCCTACTACGACTCCATGCTGGTGAAGCTCACCGTCTACGGCCGCACCTACCAGCAGGCCCTTGACCGCATGGACCGCTCCCTGCGCGAATTCCGCATCCGCGGCGTCAAAACCAACATCCCGTTCCTCATGAACGTGATCCATCACGCCGACTTCAAAACCGGTAACGCCACCACCCGCTTCATCGACAACAACCCCGAACTCCTCCAGTTCACCGCCCGCAAAGACCGCGCCACGAAGCTCCTCAACTACCTTGCCGACACCAAAGTCAACGGCAACCCCTACGCCAAAGGCTACAAACCCGGCAAAGTCTTCCCCGCCCCTCCCATCCCCAACTGGGACCACCGCAACGACATCACCCCCGGCACCAAACAACTCCTCGAAAAACTCGGACCCGAAAAATTCTGCTCCGACTGGGTCGCCAAACAAAAGCGCCTGCTCCTCACCGACACCACCATGCGCGACGCCCACCAGTCGCTCCTCGCAACCCGCATGCGCAGCTTCGACATGCTCGCCATCGCCGGAGCCGTCGCCCATCGCACCCCCAACCTCTTCTCCCTTGAAATGTGGGGCGGCGCCACCTTCGATGTCTCCATGCGCTTCCTCCGCGAAGACCCATGGGAACGCCTCCGCAACATCCGCGCCCAGGTCCCCAACATCCTTTTACAAATGCTCTTCCGCGGCTCCAACGCCGTCGGTTACACCAACTACCCCGACAACATCGTCAAAGGTTTCATCAAACACGCCGCCGCCAACGGCATGGACATCTTCCGCATCTTCGACAGCCTCAACTACCTGCCCAACCTCCAGGTCGCCATGACCGCCGTGCGCGAGGAAACCAACTCCATCTGTGAAGGCACCCTCTGTTACACCGGCGACATCCTCGATCCCAAACGCGACAAATACGACCTCCAATACTACGTCCGCCTCGCCAAGGAACTCCAGCAAATGGGAGCCCACCTCCTCTGCATCAAAGACATGGCCGGCCTCGTCCGACCCC
This is a stretch of genomic DNA from Phragmitibacter flavus. It encodes these proteins:
- a CDS encoding pyruvate carboxylase, with product MPKSKPTSVKSFKKLLVANRSEIAIRIMRAATELGIRTVAIYAKEDRFCPHRFKADEAYELNPDKGPVGAYLDIEGIVTLAKEKGVDAIHPGYGFLSENPQFAKACAAAGITFIGPDADILDMMGDKTAARNIARKLEVPILEGTDEPVSNRKAAIAIAKKIGFPLIIKAAFGGGGRGMRVVREPQDLEKLLDEAQTEAERAFGNGAVFLEKFVGKAKHIEVQILADKHGNVLHLHERDCSVQRRHQKVIEQAPSYGLDQSVVDGLCDAAIKLAKEVNYTHAGTVEFLVDHETGEWFFIEMNPRIQVEHTVTEEVTGIDIVRSQILIAQGHQLHEEPMRLPAQPDIEKSGYAIQCRITTEDPENGFTPDFGQILTYRSAGGFGVRLDGALGATNAIITPYYDSMLVKLTVYGRTYQQALDRMDRSLREFRIRGVKTNIPFLMNVIHHADFKTGNATTRFIDNNPELLQFTARKDRATKLLNYLADTKVNGNPYAKGYKPGKVFPAPPIPNWDHRNDITPGTKQLLEKLGPEKFCSDWVAKQKRLLLTDTTMRDAHQSLLATRMRSFDMLAIAGAVAHRTPNLFSLEMWGGATFDVSMRFLREDPWERLRNIRAQVPNILLQMLFRGSNAVGYTNYPDNIVKGFIKHAAANGMDIFRIFDSLNYLPNLQVAMTAVREETNSICEGTLCYTGDILDPKRDKYDLQYYVRLAKELQQMGAHLLCIKDMAGLVRPHAAKKLVKTLKEETGLPVHFHTHDTSGLNASTLLNASEAGVDIIDAALSSLSGGTSQPNLNSIVAALQHTPRDTGIDLDTLQEFSDYWAAVRQYYKPFDTAEPYGTAEVYLHEMPGGQYTNLKEQASGMGLGHRWPEIAHAYAEVNQLCGDIVKVTPSSKVVGDLAIECVARGVKPADIFNLTGAKWSKDVTSMFQGWLGEPFYGMEKAKAADSKKKWSKLADAIVGKEGERIKGRPGKHAAKIDLNEVRAELTTKLGTDPTEDDLWSYLMYPDVFLKFATFRAEYGDVSVLPTPAYYYGMLQDEEIHVNLEEGKTLFVTLLNLTEADKNGQRTAIFELNGYPRHTTVTDKLLAKEVITKPKADPNDKHQVGAPMPGMVASIAVNVGQKVKEGETLVTLEAMKMFAAVSSPMSGTVTEVLIKVSENVESKDLLIRLAK